The following are encoded together in the Lathyrus oleraceus cultivar Zhongwan6 chromosome 3, CAAS_Psat_ZW6_1.0, whole genome shotgun sequence genome:
- the LOC127128603 gene encoding isoliquiritigenin 2'-O-methyltransferase: MGSYSNEKESNIVETITPQTETDDSDTLLAMVLGANLVFPAVLNAAIELNLFEIIAKESIDGFMSTSEIASKLPAQHSDLPNRLERMLRMLASYSLLSVSTRANDDGTTVRVYGITSSGKYFVDDENDGGYLGSFTSFMCHRALLGVWLNFKEAVIDPEIDLFKKVNGISKYEYFGKDQQINKLFNKSMTDTCNVHIKRVLDIYKGFEGVSTLVDVGGGNGQSLKLIIEKYPSIKAINFDLPQVIDNAAPVPGIEHVGGSMFESIPEGDAIILKAVCHNWSDEQCIEILSNCHKALPPNGKVIFIELAQPEDPEPTNASKMISIIDNIMFITAGGRERTPKQYENLGKQAGFSKLHVACRAFSIIGVMELYK, from the exons ATGGGTTCCTATTCCAATGAGAAAGAGAGCAATATAGTGGAAACTATCACTCCACAAACAGAAACAGATGATAGTGATACCCTCTTAGCCATGGTTCTAGGTGCCAATTTGGTGTTTCCTGCTGTTCTTAATGCTGCTATTGAACTCAACCTGTTTGAAATCATTGCTAAAGAAAGCATTGATGGATTCATGTCAACCTCTGAAATTGCTTCAAAGCTACCAGCTCAACACTCCGACTTACCGAATCGGCTAGAACGTATGCTGCGCATGCTTGCTAGCTACTCTCTTCTTTCTGTTTCGACTCGCGCCAATGACGACGGTACCACCGTGAGAGTTTACGGAATCACATCTTCAGGAAAGTACTTTGTTGATGATGAAAATGATGGTGGTTATTTGGGCTCATTCACATCATTTATGTGCCACCGCGCTTTGTTAGGGGTCTG GTTGAATTTTAAGGAAGCTGTCATTGATCCAGAGATTGACCTATTCAAGAAAGTTAATGGAATATCCAAATATGAGTACTTTGGGAAAGATCAACAAATAAACAAACTATTCAACAAATCAATGACTGATACATGCAATGTTCACATTAAAAGAGTCCTTGACATATACAAAGGATTTGAGGGAGTATCAACTTTGGTTGATGTAGGAGGTGGCAATGGACAAAGTCTCAAATTGATTATAGAAAAATATCCATCTATAAAAGCAATCAATTTCGACCTTCCACAAGTCATTGACAATGCCGCACCCGTCCCAG GTATTGAACATGTTGGAGGAAGTATGTTTGAGAGTATTCCAGAAGGAGATGCCATAATACTTAAG GCTGTATGCCATAACTGGTCAGATGAACAATGCATAGAAATTTTAAGTAACTGTCACAAAGCTCTACCTCCAAATGGAAAGGTGATTTTCATAGAGCTCGCGCAACCGGAAGATCCAGAACCAACGAATGCATCGAAGATGATCTCAATTATTGATAACATCATGTTTATCACAGCTGGTGGAAGGGAAAGAACTCCAAAACAGTATGAGAATTTGGGTAAACAGGCTGGATTTTCTAAGCTTCATGTTGCTTGTCGCGCTTTCTCCATCATCGGAGTCATGGAACTTTACAAATAA